Proteins from a genomic interval of Mycolicibacterium grossiae:
- a CDS encoding N-acetylglucosamine kinase: MTLYLGVDGGGSKTAFALIDHAGGVLARAHTATSYYFSEGLEAVERTLAEGVDEVCRAAGITAADVAAAFFGLPGYGESSTDLPLLDALPGRILGHDRYSCDNDMVCGWAGSLLGEDGINVIAGTGSMTYGERAGVGHRVGGWGELFGDEGSAYWIAVRGLNAFSRMSDGRAAPGPLADLLRERLALGSDLDAVSLVIEQWGGSRSAIADLARTVCAAAAAGDAAASAILDEATEELAILVDATRTLIGFGDGDPVPVSYSGGMFGADGFEGRFRAALRRRPAKYDLRRPVLDPALGAAIYAAKRSGHPLDAEALAALAVPEER, from the coding sequence GTGACGCTCTACCTCGGCGTCGACGGCGGCGGCTCGAAGACGGCCTTCGCGCTGATCGACCACGCCGGGGGAGTGCTCGCCCGCGCCCACACCGCGACGTCGTACTACTTCAGCGAGGGCCTCGAGGCGGTCGAGCGCACGCTCGCCGAGGGCGTCGACGAGGTCTGCCGCGCCGCGGGCATCACCGCCGCCGACGTCGCCGCCGCGTTCTTCGGGCTGCCCGGCTACGGCGAATCCAGCACCGACCTGCCGCTGCTCGACGCGCTGCCCGGCCGCATCCTCGGCCACGATCGCTACTCCTGCGACAACGACATGGTGTGCGGCTGGGCGGGATCGCTGCTCGGCGAGGACGGCATCAACGTCATCGCCGGCACCGGATCGATGACCTACGGCGAGAGGGCCGGCGTCGGCCACCGCGTCGGCGGCTGGGGCGAGCTGTTCGGCGACGAGGGCTCGGCGTACTGGATCGCCGTGCGCGGTCTGAACGCCTTTAGCCGGATGAGCGACGGCCGTGCCGCACCCGGACCGTTGGCCGACCTGCTCCGCGAACGGCTGGCGCTCGGCAGCGATCTCGACGCGGTGAGCCTGGTCATCGAGCAGTGGGGCGGCAGCCGCAGCGCGATCGCCGACCTCGCCAGGACGGTGTGCGCGGCCGCGGCTGCGGGCGACGCCGCGGCCTCGGCCATCCTCGACGAGGCGACCGAGGAACTGGCCATCCTGGTGGACGCCACCAGGACCCTCATCGGATTCGGCGACGGCGACCCCGTGCCGGTGTCCTACTCGGGCGGGATGTTCGGCGCCGACGGCTTCGAGGGCCGCTTCCGCGCCGCGCTGCGACGTCGCCCGGCGAAGTACGACCTGCGCCGGCCGGTTCTCGACCCGGCGCTGGGGGCCGCCATCTACGCGGCGAAACGAAGCGGCCATCCGCTGGATGCCGAAGCACTGGCTGCGCTGGCAGTCCCCGAAGAGAGGTGA
- a CDS encoding SIS domain-containing protein: MSDAPTTPAQSEGGATILEIGQQPDAWRELASRDHAAAREFLAHVVNVPSLRVILTGAGSSAFAGQVVAPALRRALGLRVAAIPTTSIVANPTDHLERDTPTLVVSFARSGNSPESVAATAAADEFVTHVWHLVLTCDGSGALATAHAGRDRSHVVVMPERTNDTGFAMTSSLTSMMLASLLLLGPSTPDAPEALAAAAEHVIARRDEVRALAGAKRTRFVYLGSGALEGLARESALKLLELTAGEVVTYFDSPLGFRHGPKSVLDADTLVVVYLSTDPYTRRYDLDLVAEVRAQLGDDHVVVIGTDDADGATTWVLPGLDGLDDAHVAQAYLVIAQYLALYTALQWGKTPDNPFPGGEVSRVVKGVTIHPFDGRDA; the protein is encoded by the coding sequence ATGTCTGACGCACCCACCACTCCGGCCCAGAGCGAGGGCGGCGCAACGATTCTCGAGATCGGTCAGCAGCCCGACGCCTGGCGCGAGCTGGCGTCGCGGGATCACGCCGCGGCACGCGAGTTCCTCGCGCACGTCGTCAACGTTCCCTCGTTGCGGGTGATCCTCACCGGCGCGGGCAGTTCCGCGTTCGCCGGACAGGTCGTCGCGCCGGCGCTGCGCCGTGCGCTCGGGCTGCGCGTCGCGGCGATCCCCACCACCAGCATCGTGGCCAACCCGACCGACCATCTGGAACGCGACACCCCCACGCTGGTGGTGTCGTTCGCGCGCTCCGGCAACAGCCCGGAGAGCGTTGCCGCCACCGCCGCCGCCGACGAATTCGTCACCCACGTCTGGCATCTGGTGCTCACCTGCGACGGCAGCGGGGCCCTGGCCACCGCACACGCCGGGCGGGACCGCTCGCACGTCGTGGTCATGCCCGAGCGCACCAACGACACCGGCTTCGCCATGACCTCGAGCCTCACCTCGATGATGCTGGCCAGCCTGCTGCTGCTCGGCCCGTCGACACCGGACGCTCCCGAGGCGCTGGCCGCCGCCGCCGAACACGTCATCGCCCGGCGCGACGAGGTGCGCGCGCTCGCCGGGGCCAAGCGCACCCGGTTCGTCTACCTCGGCAGCGGCGCGCTGGAGGGCCTGGCCCGCGAATCCGCCTTGAAGCTCCTCGAACTCACCGCCGGCGAGGTGGTCACCTACTTCGACTCCCCGCTGGGCTTCCGGCACGGGCCGAAGTCGGTGCTCGACGCCGACACCCTGGTGGTGGTCTACCTGTCCACCGACCCGTACACCCGCCGCTACGACCTCGACCTCGTCGCCGAGGTCCGCGCTCAGCTCGGCGACGATCACGTCGTCGTCATCGGGACCGACGACGCCGACGGCGCGACGACGTGGGTGCTGCCCGGGCTCGACGGGCTCGACGACGCGCACGTCGCACAGGCCTACCTGGTGATCGCCCAGTACCTCGCGCTCTACACCGCCCTGCAGTGGGGCAAGACGCCGGACAACCCCTTCCCCGGCGGCGAGGTGTCCCGCGTGGTCAAGGGCGTCACGATCCACCCGTTCGACGGGCGCGACGCGTGA
- a CDS encoding D-tagatose-bisphosphate aldolase, class II, non-catalytic subunit: MSTAALRTADLTDLIRAHETGDAVGIYSVCSAHPVVIDAAIAQADADGTPTLIEATSNQVDQFGGYTGMRPADFRDLVHRIADDRGFDRERVVLGGDHLGPNRWQGRPAAEAMANADALVAAYVEAGFSKIHLDCSMSCADDPAVLGDDLVAERTARLLRIAEDAARRAGTRPCYVIGTEVPVPGGAHETLDGVTPTAPEAARRTIAAHRDAFAAHGVADAWDRVIALVVQPGVEFDHLKVVDYRRSGTAALRRVIDDEPMLVFEAHSTDYQRPEALRALVEDHWAILKVGPGLTFALREALFALAAIEAELVDDAARSHLPDVVEQRMLAEPGYWQGYYGGDATEQRIARRYSYSDRLRYYWPDPAIDAACATLYANLDRTGIPEPLLSQYLPAQYARVRAGALAPTPRALVVDRVRDVLRDYAAACHPETNEGSHV; this comes from the coding sequence ATGAGCACCGCCGCACTGCGCACCGCCGATCTGACCGACCTGATCCGCGCGCACGAGACGGGTGACGCGGTCGGCATCTACTCCGTGTGCTCGGCGCACCCCGTCGTCATCGACGCCGCGATCGCGCAGGCCGACGCGGACGGCACACCGACCCTGATCGAGGCCACCTCCAACCAGGTCGACCAGTTCGGCGGCTACACCGGCATGCGCCCGGCCGACTTCCGCGACCTGGTGCACCGCATCGCCGACGACCGCGGGTTCGATCGCGAGCGCGTCGTGCTCGGCGGTGACCACCTGGGCCCCAACCGCTGGCAGGGGCGGCCCGCCGCCGAGGCGATGGCCAACGCCGACGCCCTGGTGGCCGCCTACGTCGAGGCGGGGTTCAGCAAGATCCACCTCGACTGCAGCATGTCGTGCGCCGACGATCCCGCCGTCCTCGGCGACGACCTGGTCGCCGAGCGCACCGCCCGGTTGCTGCGCATCGCCGAGGACGCCGCCCGCCGCGCCGGCACCCGTCCCTGCTACGTCATCGGCACCGAGGTGCCGGTGCCCGGCGGCGCGCACGAGACGCTCGACGGCGTCACGCCGACCGCGCCCGAGGCGGCCCGGCGCACCATCGCCGCCCACCGCGACGCGTTCGCCGCGCACGGCGTCGCCGACGCGTGGGACCGCGTCATCGCCCTGGTGGTGCAGCCCGGCGTCGAGTTCGACCACCTCAAGGTCGTCGACTACCGCAGGTCCGGCACCGCCGCCCTGCGCCGGGTGATCGACGACGAGCCGATGCTGGTGTTCGAGGCGCACTCCACCGACTACCAGCGGCCCGAGGCGCTGCGGGCGCTCGTCGAGGACCACTGGGCGATCCTCAAGGTTGGGCCCGGCCTGACGTTCGCCCTGCGGGAGGCGCTGTTCGCGCTGGCCGCCATCGAAGCCGAACTCGTCGACGACGCGGCCCGGTCGCACCTGCCGGACGTCGTCGAGCAGCGCATGCTCGCCGAACCCGGCTACTGGCAGGGGTACTACGGCGGTGACGCCACCGAGCAGCGCATCGCCCGCCGCTACAGCTACAGCGACCGGCTGCGCTACTACTGGCCCGATCCGGCGATCGATGCGGCGTGCGCAACGCTGTACGCCAACCTCGACCGCACCGGCATTCCGGAGCCCCTGCTGAGCCAGTACCTGCCCGCGCAGTACGCCCGTGTGCGGGCCGGGGCGCTGGCTCCGACGCCGCGCGCGCTGGTCGTCGACCGCGTCCGCGACGTGCTCCGCGACTACGCCGCGGCCTGCCATCCCGAGACGAACGAAGGAAGCCATGTCTGA
- a CDS encoding class II fructose-bisphosphate aldolase: protein MTLVGSGDLVTAAVTAGGAALAFNVVTLEHAEGIAAGVERTRGAAILQISENAIRYHGGRLEPLAAACARVAVASSAPLAIHLDHVRDAALLETALSCAADLHVGSVMIDAAHLPYDDNVAQTRAFAERAHAVGLWVEAELGEIGGKDGAHAPGVRTDPAEAAAFVAATGVDALAVAVGSAHAMTRRDAEIDVDLVRRLAAAVPVPLVLHGGSGVPDAVVRHAVAAGMRKLNVGTALNVAFTEAVRHALAADPSVTDPRRYLDAGRAAIADVVAERCRALAAEVAR from the coding sequence GTGACGCTGGTCGGCAGCGGCGATCTGGTCACCGCGGCCGTCACGGCCGGGGGAGCGGCGCTCGCCTTCAACGTCGTCACCCTCGAACACGCCGAGGGCATCGCCGCCGGCGTCGAGCGCACGCGCGGCGCGGCGATCCTGCAGATCAGCGAGAACGCGATCCGGTATCACGGCGGCCGGCTGGAACCGCTGGCTGCCGCATGCGCGCGGGTCGCGGTGGCGAGCAGCGCACCGCTGGCGATCCACCTCGACCACGTGCGGGACGCGGCACTGCTGGAGACGGCCCTGTCCTGCGCCGCGGACCTGCACGTCGGATCGGTCATGATCGACGCCGCGCACCTGCCCTATGACGACAACGTCGCCCAGACCCGCGCCTTCGCCGAACGCGCCCACGCCGTGGGCCTGTGGGTGGAGGCCGAACTCGGCGAGATCGGCGGCAAGGACGGCGCACACGCCCCCGGCGTGCGGACCGACCCGGCGGAGGCGGCCGCGTTCGTCGCGGCGACCGGCGTCGACGCGCTCGCCGTCGCCGTCGGCAGCGCGCACGCGATGACCCGCCGCGACGCCGAGATCGACGTCGACCTGGTCCGCAGGCTGGCCGCCGCGGTGCCCGTGCCGCTGGTCCTGCACGGCGGCTCCGGCGTGCCCGACGCCGTCGTGCGCCACGCCGTCGCCGCCGGCATGCGCAAGCTGAACGTCGGCACCGCCCTGAACGTCGCATTCACCGAGGCCGTCCGGCACGCGCTCGCCGCCGACCCGTCGGTCACCGACCCGCGGCGCTACCTCGACGCCGGCCGCGCCGCCATCGCCGACGTCGTCGCCGAACGGTGCCGTGCGCTGGCCGCGGAGGTGGCCCGATGA
- a CDS encoding DeoR/GlpR family DNA-binding transcription regulator, whose translation MSTRRNDRMRKVLSLLRHRGQLSSAELRAALDVSAATLRRDLADLEEQGLLLRTHGGARTTDPSDSEIPVRLRDHRLVAIKRRIAQHAAALVPSGPQAVALTGGVTTAEVAKSLKGRPDLTVVTNSLVIAADCAVDVHTRVFITGGRVRANTMEAVGPMSEYAFQAITVGTAILGADGMSAERGATTYDESEARTAIAMAGNAQRVVVAVDGSKIGKITLAKMVELNQIHHLVTDRSADAAQLRAIAAAGVQVHVVDPGA comes from the coding sequence ATGTCGACCCGGCGCAACGACCGCATGCGGAAGGTGTTGTCGCTGTTGCGCCACCGTGGGCAGCTGTCGTCGGCCGAACTGCGTGCCGCGCTCGACGTGTCGGCGGCGACGTTGCGGCGCGATCTCGCCGACCTGGAGGAGCAGGGCCTGCTGCTGCGTACGCACGGCGGCGCGCGCACCACGGATCCGTCGGACAGCGAGATCCCGGTGCGGCTGCGCGACCACCGGCTGGTGGCGATCAAGCGGCGCATCGCGCAGCACGCCGCCGCGCTGGTGCCGTCCGGGCCGCAGGCCGTTGCGCTCACCGGTGGGGTGACCACCGCCGAGGTGGCCAAGTCACTCAAGGGCAGGCCGGACCTCACCGTCGTCACCAATTCCCTGGTGATCGCCGCGGACTGCGCCGTCGACGTGCACACCCGGGTGTTCATCACCGGGGGCCGGGTGCGCGCCAACACGATGGAGGCCGTCGGGCCCATGAGCGAGTACGCCTTTCAGGCCATCACGGTCGGCACGGCGATCCTCGGCGCCGATGGCATGTCCGCCGAGCGCGGCGCCACCACCTACGACGAATCCGAGGCCCGGACCGCGATCGCCATGGCCGGCAACGCCCAACGCGTCGTCGTCGCGGTGGACGGCAGCAAGATCGGCAAGATCACGCTCGCGAAGATGGTGGAGCTGAACCAGATTCACCATCTGGTCACCGATCGCAGCGCCGACGCGGCACAGCTGCGCGCGATCGCCGCGGCCGGCGTGCAGGTGCACGTCGTCGACCCCGGGGCGTGA
- the recR gene encoding recombination mediator RecR, protein MFEGPVQDLIDELGKLPGIGPKSAQRIAFHLLSVEPPDIDRLTAVLNRVREGATFCAVCGNVSDHERCRICSDPRRDASLVCVVEEPKDVQAVERTREFRGRYHVLGGALDPLSGIGPDQLRIRELLNRIGERVDGVDVAEVIIATDPNTEGEATATYLVRMLRDIPGLTVTRIASGLPMGGDLEFADELTLGRALAGRRAMA, encoded by the coding sequence ATGTTTGAGGGGCCCGTTCAGGACCTGATCGACGAACTGGGCAAGCTGCCGGGCATCGGCCCGAAGAGCGCGCAGCGCATCGCATTCCACCTGCTGTCGGTGGAGCCGCCGGACATCGACCGGCTGACCGCCGTGCTCAACCGCGTGCGCGAGGGCGCGACGTTCTGCGCGGTGTGCGGCAACGTGTCCGACCACGAGCGCTGCCGCATCTGCAGTGACCCGCGCCGGGACGCGTCGCTGGTCTGCGTCGTCGAGGAACCCAAGGACGTGCAGGCCGTCGAGCGCACCCGGGAGTTCCGCGGCCGCTACCACGTCCTCGGCGGCGCGCTGGACCCGCTGTCCGGCATCGGACCGGACCAGCTGCGCATCCGCGAGCTGCTGAACCGCATCGGCGAGCGCGTCGACGGCGTCGACGTCGCCGAGGTCATCATCGCCACCGACCCCAACACCGAAGGCGAGGCCACCGCCACCTACCTGGTGCGGATGCTGCGCGACATCCCCGGGCTCACCGTCACCCGCATCGCGTCGGGCCTGCCGATGGGCGGCGACCTCGAGTTCGCCGACGAACTGACCCTCGGGCGGGCGCTGGCCGGGCGCCGGGCGATGGCCTGA
- a CDS encoding YbaB/EbfC family nucleoid-associated protein: MQPGQQPDMSALLAQAQQVQQQLMEAQAALADAEVHGQAGGGLVQVTMKGSGEVIGVAIDPKVVDPEDVETLQDLVVGAVKDAAQQVTLLAQSKLGPLASGLGGMGLPGA; encoded by the coding sequence ATGCAACCCGGTCAACAGCCCGACATGTCAGCGCTCCTGGCACAGGCGCAGCAGGTGCAGCAGCAGCTGATGGAGGCGCAGGCGGCGCTGGCCGACGCCGAGGTGCACGGCCAGGCCGGCGGCGGCCTGGTGCAGGTCACCATGAAGGGCAGCGGCGAGGTGATCGGCGTCGCGATCGACCCCAAGGTCGTCGACCCCGAGGACGTCGAGACGCTGCAGGACCTCGTCGTGGGCGCCGTCAAGGACGCCGCGCAGCAGGTGACGCTGCTCGCCCAGTCCAAGCTGGGTCCGCTGGCCAGCGGCCTGGGCGGCATGGGCCTGCCGGGAGCCTGA
- a CDS encoding Rv3717 family N-acetylmuramoyl-L-alanine amidase — MPVHASLRVGAAAAVGLLVAASSAAAPHAAAAPTSIAGMIVFLDPGHQGANPASISNQVPTGRGGTKDCQASGTSANDGYPEHSFTWETTLRIRQELTQLGVRTAMSRGDDTGPGPCVDQRAAMANALKPDAIVSIHADGAAEGGRGFHVNYSDPPLNTAQAGPAVQFARTMRDQLQAAGLVPANYIGQGGLLPRSDIAGLNLAQYPSILVELGNMKNRADASLIETPEGRQKYADAVVRGIAGFLATRPQRSA, encoded by the coding sequence GTGCCAGTTCATGCCAGCCTGCGTGTCGGCGCGGCGGCCGCGGTCGGCCTGCTCGTCGCCGCCTCGTCCGCGGCGGCACCGCACGCCGCGGCGGCCCCCACCAGCATCGCCGGGATGATCGTCTTCCTCGATCCCGGCCACCAGGGCGCCAACCCCGCCTCGATCAGCAATCAAGTGCCCACCGGGCGCGGCGGGACCAAGGACTGCCAGGCCAGCGGGACGTCGGCGAACGACGGCTACCCGGAGCACTCCTTCACCTGGGAGACCACGCTGCGCATCCGTCAGGAGCTGACGCAGCTGGGCGTGCGCACGGCGATGTCGCGTGGCGACGACACCGGACCCGGTCCGTGCGTCGACCAGCGGGCCGCGATGGCCAATGCACTCAAGCCCGACGCGATCGTGTCGATCCACGCCGACGGCGCCGCCGAGGGCGGCCGCGGCTTCCACGTCAACTACTCCGACCCGCCGCTCAACACCGCGCAGGCCGGTCCGGCGGTCCAGTTCGCCCGCACGATGCGCGACCAGCTGCAGGCCGCCGGCCTGGTCCCGGCCAACTACATCGGCCAGGGCGGCCTGCTGCCCCGGTCGGACATCGCCGGTCTGAACCTCGCCCAGTACCCGTCGATCCTGGTCGAGCTGGGCAACATGAAGAACCGCGCGGACGCCTCGCTCATCGAGACTCCCGAGGGCCGGCAGAAGTACGCCGACGCCGTGGTCCGCGGCATCGCCGGCTTCCTGGCCACCCGGCCGCAGCGCAGCGCTTAG
- a CDS encoding SRPBCC family protein, which yields MGQVSATSTVLINAAPDAVFAAVADYQTVRPKILSEHYRDYRVLEGGQGAGTVATWKLQATKSRVREVKATVDVAGHAVIEKDANSTLVTNYTVAPAGTGSTVTVKTSWQGAGGIGGFFEKTFAPLGLRKIQAQVLENLKAELER from the coding sequence ATGGGACAGGTCAGCGCAACCAGCACCGTCTTGATCAACGCGGCGCCCGACGCGGTGTTCGCCGCGGTCGCCGACTACCAGACCGTCCGGCCGAAGATCCTCTCCGAGCACTACCGCGACTACCGGGTGCTCGAGGGCGGTCAGGGCGCCGGCACCGTGGCCACGTGGAAGCTGCAGGCCACCAAGTCGCGCGTGCGCGAGGTCAAGGCGACCGTGGACGTCGCCGGCCACGCCGTCATCGAGAAGGACGCCAACTCCACTCTGGTGACCAACTACACCGTCGCCCCGGCCGGCACCGGATCGACCGTCACGGTCAAGACGTCGTGGCAGGGCGCCGGCGGCATCGGCGGCTTCTTCGAGAAGACGTTCGCGCCGCTCGGGCTGCGCAAGATCCAGGCCCAGGTCCTGGAAAACCTGAAGGCCGAACTCGAGCGCTAA
- a CDS encoding FAD-binding oxidoreductase codes for MTVASIRAQSAHEAGVQRLLASYRAIPPTATVRLSKPTSNLFRARAETTTKGLDVSGLTSVVAVDPDARTADVAGMCTYEDLVAATLPYGLSPLVVPQLKTITLGGAVTGLGIESASFRNGLPHESVLEMDVLTGAGDIVTASRDQHADLFRAFPNSYGTLGYSVRLKIELEPVKPFVALRHLRFNSVSALVAAMDRIVTSGEHDGTPVDYLDGVVFSADEGYLSLGLRTGTPGPVSDYTGQRVYYRSLQHDGPDGAVTTDRLTIHDYLWRWDTDWFWCSRAFGTQNPTIRRFWPRRYRRSSVYWKLVAYDRKFDVADRIEKRNGRPPRERVVQDVELPIERTAEFVEWFLDTVPIEPIWLCPLRLRGDEGWPLYPIRPRHTYVNVGFWSSVPVGAEEGATNKLIEKRVSELDGHKSLYSDAYYAPDEFSDLYGGAAYETVKKTYDPDSRLLDLYSKAVQRK; via the coding sequence GTGACTGTTGCATCCATCCGCGCGCAGTCGGCGCACGAGGCAGGCGTGCAGCGGCTGCTGGCGAGCTACCGTGCGATACCTCCCACCGCGACGGTCCGGTTGTCCAAGCCCACGTCGAACCTGTTCCGCGCGCGTGCCGAGACGACCACCAAGGGCCTCGACGTCTCCGGCCTGACGAGCGTCGTCGCCGTCGATCCCGACGCCCGCACCGCCGACGTGGCCGGCATGTGCACCTACGAGGACCTGGTGGCGGCGACGCTGCCGTACGGCTTGTCGCCGTTGGTGGTGCCGCAGCTCAAGACCATCACCCTGGGCGGCGCGGTGACCGGCCTGGGCATCGAGTCGGCGTCATTCCGCAACGGGTTGCCACACGAGTCGGTGCTGGAGATGGACGTGCTCACCGGCGCCGGCGACATCGTCACCGCGTCGCGTGACCAGCACGCGGACCTCTTCCGCGCCTTCCCCAATTCCTATGGCACGCTCGGCTACTCGGTGCGGCTGAAGATCGAGCTGGAGCCGGTGAAGCCGTTCGTGGCGCTGCGGCATCTGCGCTTCAACTCGGTGTCCGCACTCGTCGCGGCGATGGACCGCATCGTGACGAGCGGCGAGCACGACGGCACGCCCGTCGACTACCTGGACGGCGTGGTGTTCAGCGCCGACGAGGGCTATCTGAGCCTCGGACTGCGCACCGGCACACCGGGTCCGGTGAGCGACTACACCGGGCAGCGGGTGTACTACCGCTCGCTGCAGCACGACGGTCCCGACGGCGCCGTGACGACCGACCGCCTGACGATTCACGACTACCTGTGGCGCTGGGACACCGACTGGTTCTGGTGCTCCCGGGCGTTCGGCACGCAGAACCCGACCATCCGGCGGTTCTGGCCGCGGCGCTACCGGCGCAGCAGCGTGTACTGGAAGCTCGTCGCCTACGACCGCAAGTTCGACGTCGCCGACCGCATCGAGAAGCGCAACGGGCGCCCGCCGCGCGAGCGCGTGGTGCAGGACGTCGAACTGCCGATCGAGCGCACCGCCGAGTTCGTCGAATGGTTCCTGGACACCGTGCCGATCGAGCCGATCTGGTTGTGTCCGTTGCGGTTGCGTGGCGACGAGGGTTGGCCGTTGTATCCGATCCGGCCGCGGCACACCTACGTCAACGTCGGCTTCTGGTCGTCGGTGCCGGTCGGCGCCGAGGAGGGCGCGACCAACAAGTTGATCGAGAAGCGCGTCAGCGAACTGGACGGGCACAAGTCCCTGTACTCCGACGCCTACTACGCGCCGGACGAGTTCAGCGATCTCTACGGCGGCGCGGCCTACGAGACCGTCAAGAAGACCTACGACCCCGATTCTCGTCTCCTCGACCTTTATTCGAAGGCGGTACAGCGCAAGTGA
- a CDS encoding class I SAM-dependent methyltransferase: MTTFKDQTGPRTGRLTLAEILEIVVAGDELPLKFTAYDGSTAGPDDAAVGLDLLTPRGTTYLATAPGDLGLARAYVAGDLEPRGVHPGDPYDLLRALADKLNFKLPSARMLATIIRSIGVEHLVPIAPPPQEALPRWRRVVEGLRHSKTRDAEAIHHHYDVSNAFYEWVLGPSMTYTCACYPDADATLEEAQENKYRLVFDKLRLQPGDRLLDVGCGWGGMVRYAARHGVRAIGVTLSKQQAEWAQKAIVEEGLADLAEVRHSDYRDVRESGFDAVSSIGLTEHIGVQNYPAYFRFLQSKMRVGALMLNHCITRPDNRAGAAAGGFIDRYVFPDGELTGSGRIITEAQNVGLEVLHEENLRLHYAMTLRDWCRNLVEHWDEAVAEVGLATAKVWGLYMAGSRLGFETNVVQLHQVLAVKLDDKGNDGGLPLRPWWSA, translated from the coding sequence GTGACGACGTTCAAGGATCAGACCGGACCGCGGACGGGACGGCTCACGCTCGCCGAGATCCTCGAGATCGTGGTGGCCGGCGACGAACTGCCGCTGAAGTTCACCGCCTACGACGGCAGCACGGCGGGTCCCGACGACGCGGCGGTGGGGCTCGACCTGCTGACCCCGCGCGGCACCACTTACCTGGCGACGGCGCCGGGCGACCTCGGACTGGCGCGCGCGTACGTCGCGGGCGACCTCGAGCCGCGCGGCGTGCATCCCGGCGACCCGTACGATCTGCTGCGCGCCTTGGCCGACAAGCTCAACTTCAAGCTCCCGTCGGCGCGCATGCTGGCCACCATCATCCGCTCCATCGGCGTCGAGCACCTGGTGCCGATCGCACCGCCGCCGCAGGAGGCGCTGCCGCGGTGGCGTCGCGTCGTGGAGGGGTTGCGGCACAGCAAGACCCGCGACGCCGAGGCGATCCATCACCACTACGACGTGTCGAATGCGTTCTACGAGTGGGTGCTCGGCCCGTCGATGACGTACACCTGCGCGTGCTATCCGGACGCCGACGCCACCCTGGAGGAGGCGCAGGAGAACAAGTACCGGCTGGTGTTCGACAAGCTGCGGCTGCAGCCCGGTGACCGTCTGCTCGACGTGGGCTGCGGCTGGGGCGGCATGGTGCGCTACGCCGCCCGGCACGGGGTGCGCGCGATCGGCGTGACGCTGTCCAAGCAGCAGGCCGAGTGGGCGCAGAAGGCCATCGTCGAGGAGGGCCTCGCCGATCTGGCCGAGGTGCGGCACAGCGATTACCGCGACGTCCGCGAGTCGGGGTTCGACGCGGTGTCCTCGATTGGGCTGACCGAGCACATCGGCGTGCAGAACTACCCCGCGTACTTCCGCTTCCTGCAGTCGAAGATGCGCGTCGGCGCACTGATGCTCAACCACTGCATCACCCGGCCGGACAACCGCGCCGGCGCGGCGGCCGGCGGGTTCATCGACCGCTACGTGTTCCCCGACGGTGAACTCACCGGCTCGGGCCGCATCATCACCGAGGCACAGAACGTCGGCCTCGAGGTGCTGCACGAGGAGAACCTGCGCCTGCACTACGCCATGACGCTGCGCGACTGGTGCCGCAATCTGGTGGAGCACTGGGACGAGGCGGTCGCGGAGGTCGGCCTGGCCACCGCCAAGGTGTGGGGGCTCTACATGGCCGGCTCGCGGCTGGGCTTCGAGACCAATGTCGTGCAGCTGCACCAGGTTCTGGCCGTCAAGCTGGACGACAAGGGCAACGACGGCGGCCTGCCGCTGCGCCCGTGGTGGTCGGCCTAG